The following proteins come from a genomic window of Amaranthus tricolor cultivar Red isolate AtriRed21 chromosome 14, ASM2621246v1, whole genome shotgun sequence:
- the LOC130799339 gene encoding uncharacterized protein LOC130799339, with translation MLVHIGGKEEVKLPPTPEDEFEGSFRVNSLGLMERMEGSTTEESEEEEDIEHVYPEKELHNLLIRRNLHTVPQVKNSDQRENIFQTKCKIGNMLCDLIIDGGSESNCVSKELVKTLGLTTKPHPRPYTLRWLDDSTGNAISKQFLVSFSISTYHDQVLCDVLTMDACHVLLGRPWQHDRKTMHNGYTNVYSLRHEGKTKELMPLPPHKATPLVKTKQPTHLIGRKECDRELRSGNPVGIEHQIDLIPRAPIPNKPAYRTNPIEAKELQKQVEELLARGYVRGSLSPCVVPTLLVPKKDGLWRMCVDSRSVNNITVKYKFPMPKLDDILIYSGTVREHLEHLRKLFEVLRKQQLYGKIKKCAFMLSEVNFLRFIIGKEGIKVDPVKVGAITTWPTPTTITHVRSFHGLASFYRRFIKNFSSIMSPLAECTKKGVFEWTIEAQAAFEQIKGLMCKVPILRLPDFTKPFKVECDASGKGIGVMLIQEGRPVAYFSEKLNGSRLNYSTYDREFYAIIRAIETWSHYLKVQPFILHSDHESLKHINGQSKLNSRHGKRVEFLQSFTFSTLSYIPNS, from the exons ATGTTAGTGCACATAGGGGGAAAAGAAGAGGTTAAGTTGCCACCCACACCTGAGGATGAATTTGAGGGGTCCTTTAGAGTCAATAGCTTGGGTTTAATGGAGAGAATGGAGGGAAGCACTACTGAGGAGAGTGAGGAGGAAGAGGATATAGAACATGTTTACCCTGAGAAGGAGCTTCACAATCTGCTGATCAGGAGAAACCTTCACACAGTCCCACAGGTCAAGAATTCAGACCAAAGAgaaaacatttttcaaacaaaatgtAAGATCGGGAACATGCTATGTGATTTGATAATTGATGGAGGCAGTGAGTCCAATTGTGTGAGCAAAGAGCTAGTCAAAACCTTGGGATTAACCACTAAACCTCACCCTCGACCTTACACACTAAGATGGTTGGATGATAGCACAGGGAATGCAATTAGTAAGCAATTCTTGGTGAGCTTTAGCATAAGCACCTACCATGACCAAGTGCTTTGTGATGTTCTGaccatggatgcttgtcatgTGTTGCTTGGGAGACCATGGCAACATGATAGGAAGACTATGCACAATGGTTATACCAATGTGTATTCCCTGAGGCATGAGGGTAAGACCAAGGAGTTGATGCCATTACCCCCTCACAAAGCCACACCTCTTGTCAAGACCAAACAACCCACACACTTAATAGGTAGAAAGGAGTGTGACAGAGAGCTGAGATCAGGGAACCCAGT GGGAATTGAGCATCAAATTGATTTGATACCAAGGGCTCCTATACCTAACAAACCAGCATATAGGACAAACCCTATTGAGGCTAAGGAATTACAGAAACAAGTAGAAGAGTTGTTAGCTAGAGGGTATGTTAGGGGGAGTCTAAGTCCATGTGTTGTACCTACACTTTTAGTTCCTAAGAAAGATGGTTTAtggagaatgtgtgtagatAGCAGGAGTGTGAATAACATTACTGTTAAGTACAAATTCCCTATGCCTAAGCTAGATGACATACTGATCTATAGTGGTACAGTGAGAGAACACCTTGAGCACCTTAGGAAATTATTTGAAGTCTTGAGGAAGCAACAACTTTATGGGAAAATAAAAAAGTGTGCTTTCATGTTATCAGAGGTGAATTTCCTAAGATTTATCATTGGGAAGGAAGGAATTAAGGTAGATCCTGTCAAAGTAGGGGCAATTACCACCTGGCCTACACCTACAACCATCACACATGTTAGGTCCTTTCATGGGTTAGCATCATTCTATAGAAGATTCATTAAGAACTTTAGTTCTATTATGTCACCCTTAGCAGAATGCACAAAGAAAGGGGTTTTTGAGTGGACTATTGAGGCTCAAGCAGCCTTTGAGCAGATTAAGGGATTGATGTGTAAGGTACCTATTCTAAGACTACCAGACTTCACTAAACCCTTTAAGGTTGAGTGTGATGCCAGTGGAAAAGGGATTGGAGTTATGTTGATACAAGAAGGAAGACCTGTTGCCTACTTTAGTGAGAAGCTAAATGGTAGTAGACTTAATTATTCTACCTATGACAGAGAGTTTTATGCTATAATTAGGGCAATAGAAACATGGTCACACTACTTGAAAGTCCAACCCTTTATCCTACACTCAGACCATGAATCACTCAAGCACATTAATGGCCAAAGTAAGTTGAACTCTAGGCATGGTAAGCGGGTAGAATTCCTCCAGTCCTTCACATTCTCAACTTTATCCTACATTCCAAATTCTTGA
- the LOC130799796 gene encoding rab GTPase-activating protein 22-like — translation MITEQKHLLRSLRRSHTSTPSSSSSSSSSPSQSSSSWIHLRSVFFVVTNSSSSSPFSSDRSSLKSPWSRRRRKRALLPKHWKHLFEPDGRLSNGGIKFLKKVRSGGVDPNIRAEVWPFLLGVYDLNSTKEERDSTRNQKRKEYENLRRRCCRILRRSVANFKVNETAEDSNGGSGGFFSQDLNTIESYDISSARTSNDGDNPSDSDGPIWDPEILPSVASFGGENIELTGEDGSGASSVSLESESSEDGEDGDNVPFLSAEEFELNDLDENPVSSLPKEESGLNFSSEDFATWQRIIRVDALRANPEWIVYSPSQAAVSEAKARQHAEKVGLKDYDHLEPCMIYHATRLVSILEAYALYDPETGYCQGMSDLLSPIISVIEEDHEAFWCFVGFMKKARHNFRLDEVGIRRQLGLISKIIKCKDSHLYSHLEKLQAEDCFFLYRMVVVLFRRELTFEQTLCLWEVMWADQAAIRAGISKSAWGKMRLRAPPTDDLLLYAVAACVLQRRKLILEKYNSMDEIIRDCNNMSGNLDIWKLLDDAHDLVVTLHDKI, via the exons ATGATTACTGAACAAAAACACTTGTTAAGATCTCTTCGGAGAAGTCACACTTCTAcaccttcatcatcttcatcatcttcatcttctccgtcgcaatcatcttcttcatggATTCATTTAAGATCGGTTTTTTTTGTAGTTACtaattcctcttcttcatccCCATTTTCTAGTGATCG GTCAAGTCTTAAATCTCCGTGGTCAAGGCGGAGGAGAAAACGTGCCCTTCTACCCAAGCATTGGAAACACTTGTTTGAACCCGATGGTAGACTGTCCAATGGCGGGATTAAATTTTTGAAGAAAGTTAGAAGCGGA GGTGTTGATCCCAATATTAGAGCAGAGGTTTGGCCATTTCTTCTTGGAGT TTATGACTTGAACAGCACAAAGGAGGAAAGAGACTCCACTAGAAACCAGAAAAG GAAAGAATATGAAAACTTGCGAAGACGATGTTGCCGAATTTTAAGACGCAGCGTTGCAAACTTCAAGGTGAATGAGACTGCAGAAGATAGCAATGGTGGCAGTGGTGGTTTTTTCAGTCAAGATTTGAACACTATAGAGTCATATGACATAAGCAGTGCAAGAACTTCAAATGATGGAGATAATCCATCTGATTCCGATGGGCCTATTTGGGATCCTGAAATCTTACCCTCTGTTGCTTCATTTGGAGGAGAAAATATTGAATTGACAGGTGAAGATGGTTCCGGTGCTAGTTCTGTATCATTGGAGTCTGAGTCATCTGAAGACGGTGAAGACGGTGACAATGTACCTTTTCTGAGTGCTGAAGAATTCGAACTAAATGATCTAGATGAGAATCCAGTTTCTTCTCTTCCAAAAGAAGAGAGTGGATTGAATTTCTCTTCTGAAGATTTTGCCACATGGCAGAGAATTATCCGTGTTGATGCACTTCGGGCAAATCCTGAATGGATTGTATACAGCCCTTCCCAGGCTGCAGTCTCCGAAGCTAAGGCTAGACAGCACGCAGAGAAAGTTGGCTTGAAAGATTACGATCACTTAGAACCATGCATGATATACCATGCTACTCGACTTGTTTCTATCCTTGAAGCTTATGCCCTTTATGATCCCGAGACTGGCTACTGCCAGGGGATGAGTGATCTTCTGTCTCCCATTATATCGGTCATAGAGGAGGACCACGAAGCATTCTGGTGCTTTGTTGGTTTCATGAAAAAAGCGAGGCACAACTTCCGACTTGACGAGGTGGGAATCAGAAGACAGCTTGGTCTTATATCCAAGATCATTAAATGCAAGGACTCCCATCTTTATAGTCATTTGGAGAAGCTTCAAGCAGAAGACTGTTTCTTTTTGTACAGAATGGTGGTCGTACTTTTCCGAAGAGAGTTGACTTTTGAGCAGACACTTTGTCTCTGGGAGGTCATGTGGGCTGACCAAGCTGCAATCAGGGCTGGAATCAGCAAGTCGGCATGGGGGAAAATGCGGCTGAGAGCTCCCCCAACTGACGATCTACTTCTCTACGCTGTAGCAGCATGCGTGCTGCAGAGAAGGAAGTTAATACTAGAGAAATACAACAGTATGGATGAAATAATAAGGGATTGTAATAACATGTCCGGAAATTTGGATATCTGGAAACTCTTGGATGACGCTCATGACTTGGTGGTGACTTTGCATGACAAAATTTAA